Proteins co-encoded in one Sulfurospirillum tamanense genomic window:
- a CDS encoding sugar phosphate nucleotidyltransferase, whose translation SVLSSLDYERLLACHREQNAVATMCIRKDSYQIPYGVIEVDDENNIKAMKEKPIKEFFINTGIYVLEPEVLGFVPKDEFFDLPSLFDVLKNEGKSIKSFEITDYWIDMGKPSDYKAIIEKMESPIE comes from the coding sequence AGTGTACTATCTTCGCTTGACTATGAAAGACTTTTAGCTTGCCACAGAGAGCAAAATGCAGTGGCTACTATGTGCATAAGAAAAGATAGCTATCAAATACCTTATGGTGTTATAGAGGTAGATGATGAAAATAACATAAAAGCAATGAAAGAAAAACCAATAAAGGAATTTTTTATAAATACTGGAATATATGTACTAGAGCCTGAAGTTTTAGGGTTTGTGCCAAAAGATGAGTTTTTTGATTTACCTAGTTTGTTTGATGTGTTGAAAAATGAGGGCAAAAGTATTAAAAGTTTTGAAATTACGGACTATTGGATAGACATGGGGAAGCCTAGTGATTATAAAGCAATTATAGAAAAAATGGAAAGTCCTATTGAATAA